One Arachis hypogaea cultivar Tifrunner chromosome 18, arahy.Tifrunner.gnm2.J5K5, whole genome shotgun sequence genomic window, aaactcTTATGTTTTTTAAGatctcttttaaaattaattaaattttttatccaaATTAAATTTCATGATAAAAACCAAAAGtccaataattaaattttataatccaAAAACTAATGTTTTTAATGCGTTTTTCTATAATGGTCATAGATCACAATCAACTTATTTAATAGGTGCCCGGCAGTTCCGTGTGCCTAAAGAAGTTCCATACATCTAAGGTGACCAATGGCCGCGCAAGTTCAATTCATACTCTCAAGTCTCGTCCACTTAAAAATTGGGTCATATCTTGCATTTCAGACCCTTGTTATTTGgtgttatgaatttttttttttctttttatcatttGGAAATCTTATTCTATGTTCTATGATTAAGATTTAGCAGGaacttttcattttaattttgaattttattacacAATTTCTTAATTGACTACTTTATCTTATTGAATAGattacttaataataataaaacttgtcaatggtttttatttttttggtgactgaaaacTTGTCAATGgtttaattttgaataatttcTTACGAGTTGCaaatatataaaaatcaatttattttacttttttaataaataaattagttagaacttcattcacaattgaatttttcttttttgattatttaataatttggttgaataatttttatcatttttttacttttttaataattttttttttatttgttgattttcattttattctcttttagaATATACAACAACTCAAACGTTTATTTCTTATGtttacatatttatattttatcttgTCATCTTATACACTGGACTACGATAAATATACGAGATACAAACAAGTAACAAGGTTTCTATTGTAAGACAaagagataaataaaatatatttttaagccAGCACGcatgaataaaagtaaaaaaacatGCCAATCAAAATGTGTAATTAAGTGTAAAACCAAAAATTAGAGATATTAGTCGTCTAACTACGTTAAAATAGCCGTccgatcaaaataaataaaaagaaacccTCTAGCAAATGTAACTAAGACAGCATCATATATCTTGTATAAAGAGGTCCATAATTGAGTGGAAAAAAAACTCAAAGCTAAGAGATTTCCAATTCTAAAGTCGTTGTTCaataatggaaaaacaacaacatagctTGATCATTTTCATATTCATCTCCACCTATCTTATAAGTTCAACACATCCATTAATGGTGATTCCAAGGCTAAGTCCAATTCCTGAATGGGAAACAATCTTATACAACAATAACTTTGCATCATCATCACTCTCTTCAGATGATGTGAAAACATTTTATTACAACCAAACATTGGATCACTTCAACTATAGGCCTCAGAGTTATCAAACATTTCAACAAAGATATCTAATGAATTTCAAGTATTGGGGTGGTGCCAATTCTAGTGCTCCAATATTTGCATATTTGGGCGCAGAAGCACCCATTGATGGTTCCCCTGAAGGCTTAGGATTTATCACCGACAATGCTGCTTCCTTTAATGCTCTTTTACTATACATAGAGGTATTGTATATATGGTTACATTTTCCCTTACTTCCTTATAGAAATGTTATAATAACATACAAATTCAACTAGACAGTAAATGTTTTTCGattaatatcaattaattttttaaaatttaaactctaaattttaaattaattttaaattctaatattaaatctttgaaagaataaaaattaaaaaatattttttaataaaaaaatattaactaatattaaattaattcctTATACTTAATCCTAGCTAATATAGCAAGAatttttatccttaaaaaatGAAATAGCATCTTTTAAGATAATTAAGAATAATTATCttagtaaattatttttatgttataataattgtcaaaataatatttaaatgtatTATTAACGGTCAATAGTCGTGtttataattgtaaaataaaattattaaaaacagcTTGACTCTCAATAACTGTCTGAAAATTTTCATCTTGATAATACGTTTTTAAGATGACTTGGGTAAATTAAAGCTTGACTCAGGAATATAAGGGATGCAAGCTAATAAGAAAGTTTAGAACAAGTTTGATAATATTTGTATTCATAGTTATATTTTATCATCATCAATAATTACctaatatgaataaaataaagtattattaataaaattatttctaaaatcaTATTTAttgtcaaaattatttttaaacacttttttgtTTACAATTCATGATTCAATGATTTTaaatatattcttttaaaatgaatgatcaaaagatattCTATTAAAACAACTATTTTTATtgacttttaataaaaaaatctaatagttattAATGAAAGGAAACTTTATACAAGAGTCATGTATTATTCATTCACATTAGCGTCGATAAATTATACCATATATGTGTCAGTTATTTCTTGTTGGCtatcatattttgtttttttaactatttttctgCTTAATTACTATGACAATTTTCAAGAAGCACCAATACAAAGAATTGAATTTGACATGGATTATAACTGATATATATGACAGCACCGATACTATGGAAAATCAATACCATTTGGATCAAGGGAAGAAGCATTGAAGAATGCAAGTACTATTGGATATTTCAACTCAGCTCAAGCCATAGCTGACTATGCAGAACTCATCATACATATAAAAAACACATACTCTCACAAGTCTCCTGTAATTGTATTTGGAGGATCATATGGCGGAAGTTAGTTACTCAAAAAATCTTAAATAATCTTCCAACGTCTTTTCTTTAGGATGCGTTTTGGAtggatcttatttcaaaatccaaaaaaaaaaaaaaaacgcattgttcattttttaacatttgtaaaatatatttttattaaaaaataactgtGTTTTTATAAAATACACAAGAAATACTTTTTAATAAACAATTCattaaaacatttttaaaatttctctctctttaattttaaaagataataaagTATGTTTTGGATTAACTTctgaaaaatacttttttatttttatcttttcaaaaaaatatttttattagaaaatacAATTATttgcataaaaagaaaatataattttttataatttattcaacacttttaaaattttataaaaatcttttttttttttaaatataaagtcTTCGATCGATATTCACACACAAATTGCTTACTTAGCATAAGAATACTCTCttactttcttttaattaaaaacactttcttcatcttaaaaaaaaatttccaaacGCGTATTTGTTTCCAAGTTGAGACATCATGTGTGTGTTTTTAACCTCCTTTTATGCAGTGCTTGCTTCATGGTTTAGACTAAAATACCCTCACGTGGCAATTGGTGCTTTGGCCTCATCAGCTCCAATCCTCTACTTTGATGACATCACGCCACATGACGGATACTTCTCTATTGTCACTAGGGATTTTCGAGTAATACACAATTGTTTTGtatttattgtctttaatttgtttattaattgttacgataattaaataatactaaataagacaaatttttttatttttttttgtctacctaatattattctttttcaaaaatgtttatcAAATGCATTATAGAGACGCTTATACTTATATGGAAATTTATTGTGCAGGAAGCGAGTGAGACATGCTACCAAACTATATTGAAGTCTTGGTCTGCAATTGAAAGAGTAGCTTCTCAGCCAAACGGCCTTTCCATTCTTAGTAACAAATTCAACACCTGCtagtatgattttttttttttcgtttttttttcgctCCCTTTTGTTTAGATAAATATTCTCAACGGTTTATTTTTAACAGTCGCCACTATTAATAAGTATTGAAATATTTCAATGTTAGGAAAATTACACAAATAAATCAGATGAGAAACAATTTAACCTAAACATCCTAATTATTAAataaagatttaattactctatgggtctctataattttattaaatttttaattagatccttatactttttttttttcaattgaattcTTATATcggattttgtaattaagtctttaTCGTGACAAAATCgttagaattaacagaatattctattaaaccaAACGAATATATCTAACACTTGACTGAATATTCTATGtagtttaacagaatattctattaattttaacgtttttgtAACGAtagaaatttaattacaaaatctaatatggtatagggactcaattaaaaaaaatataaaaacctaattaaaaatttgctGAAACTATAAGGACCGACACTGTCAAAGTAATTACACCTTAAATAAAGTTGTTTACATATTTATCCTATTCCTTTTAATGTAAATCGTGATACTTTTAGTTGGGCTTTAT contains:
- the LOC112768996 gene encoding uncharacterized protein; the encoded protein is MEKQQHSLIIFIFISTYLISSTHPLMVIPRLSPIPEWETILYNNNFASSSLSSDDVKTFYYNQTLDHFNYRPQSYQTFQQRYLMNFKYWGGANSSAPIFAYLGAEAPIDGSPEGLGFITDNAASFNALLLYIEHRYYGKSIPFGSREEALKNASTIGYFNSAQAIADYAELIIHIKNTYSHKSPVIVFGGSYGGMLASWFRLKYPHVAIGALASSAPILYFDDITPHDGYFSIVTRDFREASETCYQTILKSWSAIERVASQPNGLSILSNKFNTCYPLNNSSDLISYLVSMYASAAQYNHPPTYPVTMICNAIDKAFFENDTLNKIYAGVVAFRGNATCKVNAPQNVSEIIQGWRWQTCSEMVIPIGIGNDSMFTVDPYNFESFANGCQKEFGVTPRPHWVTTYYGGHDITLVLQRFGSNIIFSNGLRDPYSIGGVLNNISDSIIAINTVNGSHCLDILSAKETDPEWLVQQRKKETEIMKGWITQYYADLAALNETWTLFSP